TTTGCCCCTGCTTGCAGGTTGGGAAGTCCAGTTAATGGGGTTGTCCCATCTTTCTCAAATAGTCCTGTTCTCTTGGTGATGGCGATCGCACCTGTTTGTCTGTTAAGCTCAAAACTGACTATTTCTGGTTGAAAATCTGGTAAATAGAAGGGACGATTAGCCCCGGTGGGGTCGCCATTGGGTCCTCTATCGGTGTGAGTCACAAATTGGAGATTACCATTTGCCGCAATACCTTGGAAATGCAACCCGGAAAAACCACCTAAGAAGATATCTTGACCTTTGGTAGTTGTTCCTAATTTGGGTAAGTTGGTAAATTCATAATTAGTTAGTCGTGGTTGGGGGACGGGGTTACGAGGGTCGTAACTTGTGGTGTCTATTTTCAGGGGGTTGGGTAAAGCATTAGCAATATTTTCCCAAGGTACTAATTTAAAGTTGCTGCTGATGTTCTCCCCATTAACAATGGTGGCGGGGTCATTTGCACCGTCTTGGGTGATAAATACACCATTAGGGAAATTGGGACCCAAGGGCAGATTAATAACATCTGCACCGTCGGATTCTTGAACGCTGTCAATTCCGCCATTGTTACCAACTGCAAATCTGCCTAAAAAGTCGTTGTTGCCTTCACGGGTATATGTTGCAAAGGTGTTATCTCCCTGACTGGATGCTAACAGGTAGCCTGTACCGTTTTTACCGTAATAAATTGTCAAGCCTTCAACATCATTGGTGAGGTTTTTGCCTCCTTCAGCTTTGACTTTCTCAATTAATTTACCTGTTGAACCACCATTGGGTTCAGCGTCGAATTTCCAAATCCCCACATCTTCTTGACCAATGTACAGAAATCCTGTTTCTTGGTCTGCTACCATGCCTTCTGTTTGGGCTGAAGCACCTGCTGTGGTTGGTGAGGGAATGGTGAAGCTACGAACTACCTCATAACCGATTTTACCGTTGCCTTTGTCTACTAATTTGAGTTGGGCGACATCTCCAGTGACACGACGGCTGGTGAAGACGTAGTAATCGTTGGTGACGGGACTGCGGTACAGGGCTAAACCGTAGGAACTGCGAGTAGATGCCGAATAAGGGGCAGCGAAAGGTACACTTTGGAAAATTGTGGCAGCATTGCTATCGGTAATATTTTCTAAATAATTACCATTAGCACTGTTGGGGTTAATTTTGAAGATCGCTAGTTTATCATTATTTCTATCGCTTGCCACAGCAATATCAACTTTTTGACCACCTAATGTAAATCCATATTGCAAATCAACGTTGTTGTAACGAATATCTGGATTACTAGGATTAATGGTTTGCAACAAGTTTCCAGCTAAATCATAAATTCGCAAACCGCCATTTTTGACACTGGTTAAAACCAGACTCTTGCTAGAATCTGTAGCATTAACATAAATTGCTGGATCATCCGCATCGGCTCTTTGACTAAATGGTAAACTACCATCATCTAAAAGCGCGGGACGGGTTTCTACAATTGGGGTAGCAGTGGGAACTACATCTGCACTCAAGGTGAGGATTTGCGTAAATTGGGTGCCGCTGAAGTTGTTATCACTCACCAAAACAATGGATTGTGTACCATCTGCCAATTTTGGACCAAATGCCAGACCTTCAATATTATCTGTACCTGTGGGATGATTGCCGTCACTATTGGGCAAATTCAGGGTATCAAGATTTAATAACAGACGTTTTTGAGTAGGTTGAATTGCGGCTAGTTGATTAGCATTGAGACTACTCAAGGAATCAACTGTATTAATGTCTGTTGCCCCTTGGAGGGTGATTTCATAGATTTTGATCGTGTTTCCTTGTCCGACAGCAAAGGAGCGCTCTAGGGCTAATAATGTGCCACGATTATCAATTGCTAATAAATCTACCAAACCGTTATCAGCCGCAGTTCCACCTGTAGGGGCTTTAGCAATAGGATCGGTAACATACAGATATTCTTTTTCTGGTTGTCCTGTCACCAAATTGTATTGAATAATCCGAGAACGAGCGCCTGTGGTAGTTGTAGAAATTGCACCATCTTGAAATAGGGCGCTTTCTGTAGCTGTGAATAGGGTTTTCTGGTCAGGTGTAATGCTTAAACTTTCAAATGCTAAGTTATTACGCACCCCTGAAGTTTGAGTATCACCAGTATCAACAACATTATTGGTGTTAGTATCTTGAACAACTGGGAGGAATTTTTTAGGCACTGCTAAAGAACGAATTTCCTGTCCTGTAGTCAGATTAAACTCTTTAATGAAAGGATTGGTGACGCGACTTGCACCTAAATCTGGTCTAACTTCTCCTTCTGAGGAGATTAAAACTGTCCCATTGCTAGTTAAAGCAATACCTTCTGGATCTAAGCTATTAACTGCAAAAGGATTACCATTAATATCCTTGAGTTGGACAACATTGGTAAAAGTTACCGTATTGGTAACAGGGTCAAGAGTGAAGGTATAAAAACGGGCATTGGATGAGCGATCGTCAGAAATGGCATAATAGCGATTATTTACCGCATCATAAGTTACACCGGACAATCCACCCAAGCCAACTTGTTGACCATTTACTGTTCCCGCAGCGCCAGAGGGAACAAAACCGGTATTGAAAATAGTTTGTCCTTTAAATCCAGCACTAACAGCCGTTTTTCCTGCTTCTGTTACACCAACTTGCACATCTGCATACACTAACCGATGGTCAGAACTAGGGAAACCACCAGGAAGACTAGAGTTAAAAGTTCCTACTAATGGGAAATTTGCATCAGTATTGCTAGGCCAATACACTTCTGATTTACTAATTTGTAAGTCAGAGGAAGGAAGTACATAGTCTGTTCTCAGATTTCCCGGTGCAGTATCAGCAAAGTCTGCGGTGTCGAAAGCAAAATTACCCTTGTGATTGTTATTTGCCTGACCTTGTGAAGTTGCCTGTTGAGGAGCGCCTAAACTGGTGGGGATAACATTTGTATTGATACTGGGATTTAGTAACAGTTGGCGAATTGCATTGTTATAACTGTCACCATCTAAGGGGTCAGCATTTTGATCACCCATGATGACAAAGCTTGAACCAGCAGCAAGATTACCCTTTTTACCGCTATCATCATAGATATAATCACCTTTGCCTGGGGTAATATAATCTGCCCAAAAGCGGATTTCATCACTATTGCGCTTACCGTTGCGGTCTTCAGTTGCGTCAAAAGTGGGTGGTGTGGGGTGACTAACCAGAACATGAACTGTTTCCCCATTTACTGTAATTGGTACATCCCAATGACTTTTAGAAGATAAGCGGAGAACGTTAATTTCTTCAGGTGAATAAAAACCGTTTAAGTTCTCATTTACTGAAGTTGCAGGATTATCTAAACTTGGGTCATTTGTTAATAAGTTTCCCGGCATATCCTTCCACAAGAAATTCTGGAAGGTGCGGACGTTAGCTGTATCAATAGGATATTTAGAAAGTAACAACATTCCAAACTGTCCAGGGAAATTCCCAAACCCAAAAGCATCATCACCGTATCCTGTTGCGCCTGGGGTTGTAACTGTTGCACCATTATTATTTAAGTCAAAACCGGAAGCAATTCCAGTATTAGAAGGAGCAATATAAAAGTAGGGATAATTAATTGGTGTCGCACCATTTTGACTGATTTGCAGATAATTTTGTTGGAAAAGATTTACTGCTTCGGTCGAATAGTCAAATTCATTGATTAATAATACATCAGGGTTGTTGCGTTGAATAATTTCAGCAACGGTTTTTGCTTGAGCGTTGTTAGGGGTAGATAAATCAGTTACTAACTGACCGTCAGCGTTGCGATTGAGGGACGCATTAAATTGGGAAAAGCGGACTGTAGTAAGTACCATATTTTTTATGCAGATTTAGCTTACACAAAGATAATCTGGTTACAGAAAATTGCAGATAATGGCATCAAGAATATCAGTCAAAAGTTAAGATACTATTGTCTATAGTTCAGATTTATTTAAGTGTTGATTAAGCTTACAGTTTAGATCCCCGACTTCTTAGAGAAGTCGGGGATCTTTTAGTCTTTAGTAAAAAAGGACTTTCTCAATTATGGGGGTCTATTCTCATTATTATTGAGAATTTTATCAATAATTCAACGAGTTTTGGTGATTTCAGCTAGGGGGCTTGACAGTGTTCCGAGTTTTGGGTATGCTAATGGTAAGCGTGGGAAAGTGTGCGTCCATATATATAGAGTTTTTATTTATCAAGATTATAATTTTCAAATTAATTGTCTGAATCAGGATTTGCACCGATTAAAGGATGTAGAGGATTTTAGTTTCTGTTTTCGCAACTGCTAACATTCAAACATCTATAGTTTTATCTGAATCGCTTTTAGAATAATTAATATTCCCGTCTAAGTCTGCTTCTCCAAGATGATTTTTACCTGTTTTATCAAAAACTTCTAAATGAGAAGCTTGACCATAATGTAAATTATCTACATACCAATAGCGTTCTGTATTTGATTCAAGGTAAATAACTCTTGCTTGACATTTATTGGCTGTTTTTTTAAATCTTGTGGTATCTCGTAAAATTGTCTGTTTATCCGTTGGTGATTTTGTGCTATCAAAAGAATATTCTAATTGACTTACATTTAGCTTATGTTCTAACCAAAATTCCAGAGCTAATTTACTGTCTATACCATCTAAACATATCAGATTGATTTCATCATTATTTTTAATAATAGTAATTAGACAATTATTTTTGATATTGGGGTGCGCTATTCTAAAACTAGAATTTGCAAAATTAATTAATAAATATTCACTGTCAGGATTTTGTAATTTTCTTTCTGTAACTTCAGCTAATGAAGTATCATTCACATTTTTACAATTATCATCACTAATTAAACAATCAAATAAATCTTCTGAAGAATGTAATTGTTCGGTACACCATTCTTGGGGATTTGATTTATTAAAAACTATATTAATAAAAGCTGTTTTTAAAGATTTATCTTTAAGTAGATTCAAACTGGTATGAAAGTTAAAACCTCTAATCGCTTTATATTTAATAAATATAGCACTTTCTCCTTTGTAAAGCTTCTTCTTTTGAATTTTTTCATTAATTAATAGAAAAATAGCAGTGAATGTTTTCACTGCATCTCGAAATTCTGCTTCGTTAAGATACTGACCCTCTAGAGACACCTCATTAATAAATATTTCCATTTTTTACATCCCGAAAAGTCGTGCAAAATCTTTATCCATTTGGTCAAAAAATCCTTCTGGCCATTCTTCAATTCCCCCATTAGGTTGGACAGGAATTTGCACAACTGGCTGTTCTGGATTTTGTTGAAAATATAAGATACTTAAGTCTTCATGAGTAATAATATCATCAAGAACAGCGATTCGCAAGGCATTTAAAATATGATCACTATGGGATTCAATAAAAACTTGTACACCACAACTACTCACTTTAGCTAAAAATTTAGCTAGTCGTGATTGTGCTTTGGGATGTAAATGTGCTTCAGGATTTTCGACTATTAATATTTCTCCTTCTTTAGCAATCAAACCTGAAACAACAATTGGTAAAATGTAACTATATCCAAATCCCACATTAGCTGGTCTAAAACGGTCTTTTGATGTGCTAGTATTAAATAAAAGTTCGAGGATATTACTTTCAGAACTGGGAACTTCAACTTTTGCGCCATTAAATATTTCGTTCAGCCATTCTTCGGTTTGGGTAGCTAGTGTTTTTGCATCTTCACCTAAGCATAGTTTTTCATTAACTAAATCATCTCTTTTTTTATAGAGTAAGTTAACTGTAAATTCACCTTTTGCACCCACATTAGGAAATTTGTTGATGGTAGATTTTAAATAATATTCTTGAGGACCCAGACGGTCTGCGGAGATATAGTGAATATGACTAAAGTTTAAAGATTTATGTAACCACTCTGATGCTATTTCCTGATATATATTATCAATATTATCAACCATAAGATAATGTTGTTCAGGTATTAAATTATTTATAAGAGTACCTCCATTATATGAATTTGTATTATTATTTTTATCTATAATATTAATATTATAATGAACTATAAATTTGCTTAAAAAATTACTTAATTGAGGTTCATAAATAGAAATTATTTTATATAAATCACTTTTATTAATATGCTCATCTTGCAAAAAATTTAATTCTAATTCATCGTAAAATTGAATTTTCTTAATTTTCCCTACCATGTCATCTTCTGAATTTTCACTCAAAAAGTATTTAGCATCTCCACTTATGTTGAATTTAGTATACTTATTAGGATTACTTGTATCATAAATTTCAACTAATTTATTGTAACAATATTGCAAAATAATGTCTTCATTTCTAGAATTGTTTATATTTCTAACATCATTAAAACTATTTAAACTTACACTATTACCATTTAGCAAAATTTGATCAGTATTTTCATTATGATCAATAGATTGTCGCATTAATAGTAAAGACTGAAGCAGTGTTGATTTACCACATCCATTTATTCCTGTAAGCAGTGTTAATTGTCCTAACGGAAAAGCTATTCTTTCTTTAAAGCATTTGAAATTTTCTAATTCAATTTGAGTTAGCATACCTATACATCCCCTAAAATTTCTTGTGCTAATTTAAATCTAACAAGGACTTTTTTCCTGCTATTTGTACCATATTTAACTGCATTAATATATTCTTTATTTTCTAGCAATTTATCAAAATTATCTTGAATAGATTTTTTATTATCTTCCAGGAATTGATCGTTATTTACAGAAAAGAAATAAGAAACAGATTCAAAAATAGCAATATTTATTCTTCCTCTGCTTTTTCCTGCGGGTAAACGGAAATTTTTATTACCAAAAAACTCAAAAGTCAAATTCATAACTCTCTTGAAATCATTTTTTAAAGCATCTATTTCTTCATTTTGCATCAAATTGATCTTTTTCATTGCATTTTCAACAAAATCACTTAAATCATTCTGATATTCTTTTTCATAATCAAAAATTCTAAACGCTAAATAGCGCAAAATAACTTCTCTATCTTTCATTCTTGTAGCAGATATTCCATAATCAATAGCTCTTTTGAAATAGTCTGTTTCTGATAATTCTTTGAGTAGTTGAGTAGATTTTCCCGAAAATATACAATTTCTAACTTCTTGACGTTCAAGTTTTGTACCACCAGTATTGATTCTATTAAAAATATCATAAACAACTTTAGCTGGTACAGAAGGTCTGATCAAATATAGATTAAGTTTTTTATCTTCTATTCTGGTTTGATAGTCACCAGGGAGTTTTTTGAGTCCTGAAAAATTATATCCATTCAAATCAGTTAAAGCTTCTAAACCTTTTAATTTAAATTCATCATTAACAAACTCATGTAAAGTTGATGTTCGTTGTAAACCATCTACAATAATATACTTACCTTCTACGGTTTGATTAACATACCAAGGAGGTAAGGGAAAGTTAAGGATAACTGATTCAATAAATTTACTTTTCTGTTCTGGTTTCCAAACTAGATTACGTTGAAAATCAGGATCAATAATCAGTTTACCATTATCATATTTTCTCATTAACTCAAAAATTGTTTGCGGTTCTTCTCGAATGTCAATGTCTGCTGTATTTGGATGATATGGATGATAAGGATATAAACCTCCGTTATCATCTCTTTCTTCTTCAGCAGTATCTTCATCTTTCTCAATGACATCGCTATCTTGTAATTCTTCATCCATATCTTTTACTCCTTTTCTTTTCTAAAGTGCTTAACAGTTTGATTATGACATCTTTGAGAAGAATAGAATGGGTTATAGCTACTTATGACGAATTTATGAGATAGCGACTTTCATTTATTCCCCCTTCATAAATTCCAAATACCCTTTGCTCAATTCTTCCACAGATAAATCATAAAACTGTTTACCGTGTTCTGGGGTTGCTAAATCTGGATTTGAACCCATACGACCATCTGGATAACGAGAACGAAAATCAACAGCACTATAAATTTTATGTCCACTAGCAACTTCTGGAGCAAGAAAAGCTTTTTTAATTGCTTCTGGATAAACATATTGGGTAACAGCTACTTCGCTAGGGGTAGCGTGAGAACCTTCTTGATTACCATATAATTCTTTGGCAAGTTTGTACACTGAACCACCCATAAACCAATTAGCAACTTGACATTGCACTTTTGCGGAATTGGGAATTTGCAAATCTTCTAAATGAGCGTAAGTTTCCGAAAAAGCTGCTTTGAGGGTAGCGATATTTCCCCCATGTCCATTAATAAAATAGAATTTGGTAAAACCAGCTTTGACTAAACAGGTTAAATAATCTTTTATTACTAAAATTAATGTGCTGGGACGTAAACTAATTGTGCCGGGAAAAGCAGTATGATGTAATGCCATGCCTACATTAATTGTTGGCGCTACCATTGCTTGAGTTGCTTCACCAACACCTTTGGATATGGATTCTGCACAAATTGCATCAGTCCCAATTAATCCCGTTGGTCCATGTTGTTCTGTTGAACCAATGGGTAAAATAATTCCTTGAGATTGTTGTAGATAAGTTTCAACTTCTGGCCAAGTGCTTAAATGTAAGAGCATTTTTTATTAAGAATTAAGAACTTTACAACTAATTATCATAATACCCAGATCCCCGACTTCTGAGCTAAATTCATAATATGATTAACAAATCAAAAAGAAGTCGGGGATCTTAATTTGTAAATTACCCAACAATTTCCCACCAACCGAAAGCGGGACCGATAAAGCGGATGATTATCCAGGCAACTACCATAGATCCAATACCTATCCATGCACCACGAGTGGTGATAGCGACAAATTGTGAGGCTTGGGTTTTTGTGATGGGAACCCAAGGTAAGATTTTTGTAGTGTCTTGTCCGTAGTCTTCTCCGAGTGAGTTTTTACGGCGTTTTGCTTCACCCATAATTCGATAATTTAGTTTGTTTTTGAGTTTATTTTAAATTCTAATAGAAATTCGGCAGGGAAATTAATTAACTAGAATCATCTTCATTATTGGTAGAAAACAGACTAGGATCAAGATAGTTCAAACGGGCTAGGGGACTAAGGGAGGAAAGGATTTGTACACCGTAGCTGCGGTTAACGACACGACTATCTAGTAAAGCTACTATACCTTGATTTTCGCGGACGGGTGCGATCGCTCTTTGTAATTCATTCATGGCTGTGGGCAGTAAGTATAACCGAAACCAGTCTTGGTGCGATCGCTTATAATGAGCCACTCTACCAGCTACCAAGGGATTTTCCAAGGATGGTAAAGGTAAAGTTGCAATAATTAACAATCTGGGTGATGGTAAAACACTTTGATTTTCTCGCCAAAATTCCCAACCAGTAATCAAAATCCCATTTTCATCTAAACAAGTTTTTTCTACCTGTACCCGTGAACCAAATTCCGAAGCCAAAATCGCTCCCACTCTGGCTTTTAATGGTACATCTCCAATTAATATTACCGTCATTCCTGGTGCGGTTGCACTCAAACATACCAATGTGCGAACTTGATGAATTAAAGCTGGTTGAAATTCCGGTGTATTTGGTAAAGGTAACTTATACGGAACATAAAGTTGAATTGCTTCCCCTTGACTATCGGCAGCAAATTTCAAGCAAGTAACATCTTCTAAACCCAAGCGTTGACGGAAAAGAGGTGCTTCTGTTTCTGGTTCTAAGGAACTACCAATTAATACTACAGGTTGAC
The DNA window shown above is from Anabaena sp. WA102 and carries:
- a CDS encoding DUF3696 domain-containing protein codes for the protein MLTQIELENFKCFKERIAFPLGQLTLLTGINGCGKSTLLQSLLLMRQSIDHNENTDQILLNGNSVSLNSFNDVRNINNSRNEDIILQYCYNKLVEIYDTSNPNKYTKFNISGDAKYFLSENSEDDMVGKIKKIQFYDELELNFLQDEHINKSDLYKIISIYEPQLSNFLSKFIVHYNINIIDKNNNTNSYNGGTLINNLIPEQHYLMVDNIDNIYQEIASEWLHKSLNFSHIHYISADRLGPQEYYLKSTINKFPNVGAKGEFTVNLLYKKRDDLVNEKLCLGEDAKTLATQTEEWLNEIFNGAKVEVPSSESNILELLFNTSTSKDRFRPANVGFGYSYILPIVVSGLIAKEGEILIVENPEAHLHPKAQSRLAKFLAKVSSCGVQVFIESHSDHILNALRIAVLDDIITHEDLSILYFQQNPEQPVVQIPVQPNGGIEEWPEGFFDQMDKDFARLFGM
- a CDS encoding DUF262 domain-containing protein, giving the protein MDEELQDSDVIEKDEDTAEEERDDNGGLYPYHPYHPNTADIDIREEPQTIFELMRKYDNGKLIIDPDFQRNLVWKPEQKSKFIESVILNFPLPPWYVNQTVEGKYIIVDGLQRTSTLHEFVNDEFKLKGLEALTDLNGYNFSGLKKLPGDYQTRIEDKKLNLYLIRPSVPAKVVYDIFNRINTGGTKLERQEVRNCIFSGKSTQLLKELSETDYFKRAIDYGISATRMKDREVILRYLAFRIFDYEKEYQNDLSDFVENAMKKINLMQNEEIDALKNDFKRVMNLTFEFFGNKNFRLPAGKSRGRINIAIFESVSYFFSVNNDQFLEDNKKSIQDNFDKLLENKEYINAVKYGTNSRKKVLVRFKLAQEILGDV
- a CDS encoding creatininase family protein encodes the protein MLLHLSTWPEVETYLQQSQGIILPIGSTEQHGPTGLIGTDAICAESISKGVGEATQAMVAPTINVGMALHHTAFPGTISLRPSTLILVIKDYLTCLVKAGFTKFYFINGHGGNIATLKAAFSETYAHLEDLQIPNSAKVQCQVANWFMGGSVYKLAKELYGNQEGSHATPSEVAVTQYVYPEAIKKAFLAPEVASGHKIYSAVDFRSRYPDGRMGSNPDLATPEHGKQFYDLSVEELSKGYLEFMKGE
- a CDS encoding DUF2839 domain-containing protein, with amino-acid sequence MGEAKRRKNSLGEDYGQDTTKILPWVPITKTQASQFVAITTRGAWIGIGSMVVAWIIIRFIGPAFGWWEIVG